From one Eleginops maclovinus isolate JMC-PN-2008 ecotype Puerto Natales chromosome 7, JC_Emac_rtc_rv5, whole genome shotgun sequence genomic stretch:
- the gpr18 gene encoding N-arachidonyl glycine receptor, translating into MNLDLNFSNMSGESVRPEQGPMEYRMAGLVFYCIVFVIGFIVNITALWVFSLTTKKKNSVTVYMINVAVVDLTFIMLLPFRIVYYVQDYWPFGDVFCRINAALTIFYPCMALWLFALISSDRYMAIVQPKHSKELRNVPKAVVGSLGVWLMTLGSTVPLIFSEDDPDRVSNYTTCIKMQDIIYMRRNNPVNFVRLLFFFLVPILIMIVCYIVIVDNLKHGRTSKLKPKVKQKSIRIIITLIVQVLVCFVPFHVCLVLRLVGTGQDGGFSTWAVFTTFLMNMSTVLDIILFYIVSKQFQDRVISVILYRNYLRSVRRKSRHTHTGSIRSMSNMTSAMI; encoded by the coding sequence ATGAACCTGGATCTAAACTTCTCCAACATGTCTGGGGAGTCTGTTCGGCCGGAGCAGGGACCTATGGAGTACCGCATGGCAGGCCTGGTCTTCTACTGCATTGTATTCGTCATAGGATTCATAGTCAATATTACTGCTTTATGGGTATTTTCTCTCACCACCAAAAAGAAGAACTCTGTCACCGTCTACATGATAAACGTGGCGGTGGTGGACCTCACTTTCATCATGCTGCTTCCCTTCAGAATAGTCTACTACGTTCAAGACTATTGGCCTTTCGGAGATGTTTTCTGCAGAATCAATGCCGCTTTGACCATCTTCTACCCCTGCATGGCTCTGTGGCTCTTTGCTCTGATCAGTTCTGACCGCTACATGGCCATTGTTCAGCCAAAGCACAGCAAAGAGCTGAGGAACGTCCCAAAGGCCGTGGTGGGGAGTCTTGGGGTGTGGCTCATGACCCTGGGCAGCACCGTCCCCCTGATCTTCTCTGAAGATGATCCAGACAGAGTCTCCAATTACACCACCTGCATCAAAATGCAAGACATCATTTATATGCGCCGCAACAACCCCGTCAACTTCGTACGACTCCTGTTCTTCTTCCTGGTTCCCATACTAATAATGATTGTCTGTTATATTGTCATTGTGGATAATCTGAAACACGGCCGCACCTCTAAACTCAAACCTAAAGTGAAGCAGAAGTCAATCCGGATTATCATCACACTGATCGTCCaagtgttggtgtgttttgtgCCCTTCCATGTGTGTTTAGTGCTCCGTTTGGTGGGCACGGGCCAAGATGGCGGGTTTAGCACATGGGCGGTCTTCACCACGTTCCTGATGAACATGAGCACAGTGTTAGACATCATTTTGTTCTACATTGTCTCCAAGCAGTTCCAGGACAGGGTGATCAGCGTGATTCTGTACAGGAACTATCTGCGGAGTGTGAGACGGAAgagcaggcacacacacacaggcagcatCCGGTCAATGAGCAACATGACAAGTGCTATGATTTGA
- the gpr183a gene encoding G-protein coupled receptor 183-A, with protein MGSTAAPFMASSTNNDFNNKTCDTLYAHREYARVLMPLFYCIVFFVGLLGNCLALHVIRPNMKKINSTTLYSLNLVVSDILFTLSLPLRIIYYAMGFDWPLGEALCKISGIIFYINTYAGVNFMTCLSVDRFVAVVLPLRFAKFRKVSNVRYICVLVWVVVLAQTLPLVAMPMTNKELGGFITCMEYPNFEKVDHIATILLGAVFLGYILPVSTILICYSVLCSKLHFSAKSNHLTEKSGRSRKAIGVICCVSIVFIVCYSPYHIDILQYMIRKLVSSPDCADLTAFQVSLHITVCLMNLNSCLDPFIYFFACKGYKRKLRKLLRLQVSMSFSSAVRTSPEGSSKDIIEGNKIPLSSSLVGTTSERLTERRFHREE; from the coding sequence ATGGGCTCCACAGCTGCACCGTTCATGGCCTCCTCCACCAACAATGACTTTAATAACAAGACCTGTGACACCCTCTACGCCCACCGGGAGTACGCCAGGGTCCTCATGCCTCTTTTCTATTGCATTGTGTTCTTCGTGGGTCTGCTTGGTAACTGCCTCGCCCTGCATGTCATCCGTCCCAATATGAAGAAGATCAACTCCACCACGCTGTACTCCCTCAACCTGGTTGTCTCCGACATCCTCttcaccctctctctgcctttgaGGATTATCTACTATGCCATGGGCTTCGACTGGCCTTTAGGCGAGGCCCTGTGCAAGATTTCCGGCATCATCTTCTACATCAACACCTACGCCGGGGTCAACTTCATGACCTGTCTCAGTGTGGACCGCTTTGTAGCTGTGGTCCTGCCTCTGCGTTTTGCAAAATTTAGGAAGGTCAGTAATGTGCGCTACATCTGTGTTCTAGTGTGGGTTGTGGTCCTGGCACAGACCCTCCCCCTGGTGGCCATGCCTATGACCAACAAAGAACTGGGAGGCTTCATAACCTGTATGGAATACCCCAACTTTGAGAAGGTCGACCACATCGCAACGATACTGCTGGGTGCTGTCTTCCTTGGTTATATCCTGCCTGTCTCGACAATTCTCATATGTTACTCTGTGTTGTGCTCCAAACTCCACTTTTCAGCCAAGTCCAACCATTTGACGGAAAAGTCAGGCCGGAGCCGAAAGGCCATTGGTGTGATCTGCTGCGTATCCATAGTGTTTATTGTCTGTTACAGCCCCTACCATATCGACATCCTACAGTACATGATCCGCAAACTAGTGTCTAGCCCTGATTGCGCCGATCTTACAGCCTTTCAGGTGTCGCTGCACATCACTGTGTGTCTGATGAACCTCAACTCCTGTTTAGATCCTTTTATCTACTTCTTTGCCTGTAAGGGCTACAAGAGGAAACTCCGGAAGCTGCTGAGGCTACAGGTTAGCATGTCCTTCTCCAGTGCAGTGAGGACGTCGCCTGAAGGCTCCTCAAAGGATATTATTGAGGGCAACAAGATCCCACTCAGTAGTTCTTTAGTAGGTACAACCAGTGAACGACTCACAGAGAGGAGATTTCACCGGGAAGAGTGA
- the si:ch211-184m13.4 gene encoding G-protein coupled receptor 183 isoform X2, with product MAVENITLNSAENSPNQSSCDVFIYQRAAVVLFPIFYCVVFIVSACGNSLVLYVICQRKQKFNSTSIYLVNLALSDTLFTLALPGRIIYYIRHFDWPFGDLLCRLTTLLFFANTYAGIGFMTCISLDRYLAMVHPQRLQCLRSVKVVRRVSCLVWALVFLEVAPLMFRNMLREHQGRQTCMEYFNFEGSRFTPYLLILACTISFCCPLIIIMACYAKINLKLRAAAKQNTLTSRSKRNHKANTIILLILLTFIICFSPYHLNVMQFMSRKIHHQATCEELRAFKVSLQITVSLMNFNCCLDPIIYFFAIKTYKKRVLSLFKDYLYTSGASTKMTAENSSSNT from the exons ATGGCAGTTGAAAATATCACCCTGAACTCAGCCGAAAACTCTCCAAACCAGAGCAGCTGCGATGTTTTCATCTACCAGAGAGCTGCTGTGGTCCTCTTCCCTATTTTCTACTGTGTGGTTTTCATTGTCAGTGCGTGCGGCAACAGTTTGGTTCTGTATGTGATCTGCCAGAGGAAGCAGAAGTTCAACTCTACCTCTATCTATCTGGTCAACCTTGCACTTTCTGACACCCTGTTCACACTGGCACTGCCCGGCAGAATTATTTACTATATCCGCCATTTCGACTGGCCCTTCGGCGATCTTCTCTGCAGACTGACCACACTGCTCTTCTTTGCTAATACTTATGCAG GTATTGGCTTCATGACCTGTATCAGTCTGGATCGATACCTGGCCATGGTGCATCCACAGCGGCTGCAGTGTTTGCGGAGTGTGAAGGTTGTTCGTAGGGTGTCCTGTCTGGTCTGGGCTCTGGTATTCCTGGAGGTGGCTCCTCTGATGTTCCGCAATATGCTGCGTGAGCACCAAGGAAGACAAACCTGTATGGAGTACTTCAACTTTGAGGGCTCCCGCTTCACCCCGTATCTCCTGATCCTAGCCTGTACCATCTCCTTCTGCTGTcccctcatcatcatcatggctTGCTACGCTAAGATCAACCTGAAGCTGCGAGCTGCCGCCAAGCAGAACACTCTAACCAGTCGATCGAAGAGGAATCACAAGGCCAACACCATTattctcctcatcctccttaCATTCATTATATGCTTCAGCCCTTACCACCTCAACGTTATGCAGTTCATGTCCAGAAAGATACACCACCAGGCAACCTGCGAGGAACTCAGAGCCTTTAAGGTGTCCTTACAG ATCACTGTTTCACTCATGAACTTCAACTGCTGCTTGGACCCAATCATCTACTTCTTTGCCATAAAGACCTACAAGAAGCGGGTGCTTAGCCTGTTTAAGGACTATCTTTATACTTCTGGTGCCTCCACCAAAATGACAGCTGAGAACAGCAGTAGTAACACCTGA
- the si:ch211-184m13.4 gene encoding G-protein coupled receptor 183 isoform X1, protein MDEMFSAWSCMSISPVFMPLVQAVGERGDILCDDKMAVENITLNSAENSPNQSSCDVFIYQRAAVVLFPIFYCVVFIVSACGNSLVLYVICQRKQKFNSTSIYLVNLALSDTLFTLALPGRIIYYIRHFDWPFGDLLCRLTTLLFFANTYAGIGFMTCISLDRYLAMVHPQRLQCLRSVKVVRRVSCLVWALVFLEVAPLMFRNMLREHQGRQTCMEYFNFEGSRFTPYLLILACTISFCCPLIIIMACYAKINLKLRAAAKQNTLTSRSKRNHKANTIILLILLTFIICFSPYHLNVMQFMSRKIHHQATCEELRAFKVSLQITVSLMNFNCCLDPIIYFFAIKTYKKRVLSLFKDYLYTSGASTKMTAENSSSNT, encoded by the exons ATAAAATGGCAGTTGAAAATATCACCCTGAACTCAGCCGAAAACTCTCCAAACCAGAGCAGCTGCGATGTTTTCATCTACCAGAGAGCTGCTGTGGTCCTCTTCCCTATTTTCTACTGTGTGGTTTTCATTGTCAGTGCGTGCGGCAACAGTTTGGTTCTGTATGTGATCTGCCAGAGGAAGCAGAAGTTCAACTCTACCTCTATCTATCTGGTCAACCTTGCACTTTCTGACACCCTGTTCACACTGGCACTGCCCGGCAGAATTATTTACTATATCCGCCATTTCGACTGGCCCTTCGGCGATCTTCTCTGCAGACTGACCACACTGCTCTTCTTTGCTAATACTTATGCAG GTATTGGCTTCATGACCTGTATCAGTCTGGATCGATACCTGGCCATGGTGCATCCACAGCGGCTGCAGTGTTTGCGGAGTGTGAAGGTTGTTCGTAGGGTGTCCTGTCTGGTCTGGGCTCTGGTATTCCTGGAGGTGGCTCCTCTGATGTTCCGCAATATGCTGCGTGAGCACCAAGGAAGACAAACCTGTATGGAGTACTTCAACTTTGAGGGCTCCCGCTTCACCCCGTATCTCCTGATCCTAGCCTGTACCATCTCCTTCTGCTGTcccctcatcatcatcatggctTGCTACGCTAAGATCAACCTGAAGCTGCGAGCTGCCGCCAAGCAGAACACTCTAACCAGTCGATCGAAGAGGAATCACAAGGCCAACACCATTattctcctcatcctccttaCATTCATTATATGCTTCAGCCCTTACCACCTCAACGTTATGCAGTTCATGTCCAGAAAGATACACCACCAGGCAACCTGCGAGGAACTCAGAGCCTTTAAGGTGTCCTTACAG ATCACTGTTTCACTCATGAACTTCAACTGCTGCTTGGACCCAATCATCTACTTCTTTGCCATAAAGACCTACAAGAAGCGGGTGCTTAGCCTGTTTAAGGACTATCTTTATACTTCTGGTGCCTCCACCAAAATGACAGCTGAGAACAGCAGTAGTAACACCTGA